CCGAATGCGGCACCTGTCACGAGGAGTCGCTGAAGACCTACCGCGACACCTTCCACGGCCAGGTGACGGCCCTGGGCTTCACGCCGGTGGCGCGCTGTTCCAATTGCCACGGCTCACACCGTGTGTTGCCGGCGGCCGACCCGGAGTCGTCGATTGCACCGGCCAACCTGGTGGCGACCTGCCAGAAGTGCCACCCGCAGGCGGGCCCGAAATTCGTCCTCTTCTCCCCCCACGCCGACCACGAAAATCCCGAGCGCAACCCCGGCCTGTACTACGCCGCCCGCCTGATGACTTTGTTGATCGTCGCCGTGTTCATCTTCTTCGGCATCCACACGGTCTTATGGCTGTTGCGTTCGCTCATCGAACAGCGCAGGCTCAACGGGCGGCGGTAGCGGCGGGAGTGTTCGCGATGGGGCGACAGGAGTGACCAGGATGGCGTCGGCGGTTTCCAGCACAGCCAAGTACTACGTCCGCATCGACCTATTCCACCGCCTCGTCCACGGTTTCCTGATGGCGAGTTTCCTGGGCTTGGCGGCTACCGGACTGCCGATCAAGTTCAATCAAGCGGCCTGGGCCACCAACTTGGCGCATGCGCTGGGCGGCTTCGGCACGGTCATCTTCTTCCACCAAACCTTCGCCATCATCTTGAGCCTGTGCTTCCTGCTGCATCTCGGCCGCATCCTGCACGCCGCCTTCGTCAAAGGCGACCCCGGCGTCTTGTGGGGGCCGAACTCGATGGTGCCGCAGCCCAAGGACCTGCTCGACATGTTTTGGCACTTCGCCTGGTTCTTCGGCTTGGGGCCGAAGCCGCGCTTTGATCGCTTCACCTACTGGGAGAAGTTCGATTACTGGGCGGTGTTCTGGGGCATGGCCATCATCGGCACCTCGGGCTACGTGATGTGGTTCTCGGGCTTCTTCGGGCGCTTCATCCCCGGCTGGATGTTCAACATCGCGCTGCTGATCCATTCGGAGGAGGCGCTGCTGGCGGTCTGGTTCATCTTCACCATCCATTTCTTCAACTCCCACATCCGCCCGGAGAAGTTCCCGATGGATCTCGTCATCTTCACCGGGCGCGTCAGCGAAGCCGAGCTGCACGAAGAACGCCCGCTGGAGTATGAACGGCTGGTGGCCCAAGACGGCCTGACAGCAATCGCCACCGAACCGCCGCCGCTGTGGTTGAGGAACTTCGGCCGGCTGATCGGCTTCACTGTAATCACCATCGGTTTCATTCTGTTCGGCCTGACGCTGTGGGCCTTGTGAGGCATGGCCGTGGGCCGGCAACTGCACGCGTGTTGGGGATGGTGGTGCGCGATGGCGCTGGTGCTGGCCATAACCCGCGGGGCTGCGGCCGCGCTCGCGCCGGAGGTGGAAGGCTGCCTGAATTGCCACCGCGAGCAGACGCTGGAGCTGACGCTGCCAAGCGGCGAGAGCCGCTCCCTGTTCGTCGACAGCCAACGCTTCGCCGGGTCCATCCACGGCGACAAGCTCAGCTGCGGCGACTGCCACACCGACATCGAGGAGTTCCCGCACCCCGAACGCACGTTCAAGAACGTGCGTGAGTTTGCCCTGGCGTACTACGAAAGCTGCAAGCGTTGCCATTTCGATAATTACACCAAGAGCCTCGACAGCGTGCACTACACCTTCCTGTCGAAGGGTGACCAGCGGGCGCCGCTGTGCGTCGATTGTCACGGCGCCCACGACGTCGCCAGCCCGCGCCTGCCCAAGACGCGGATTTCCACCACCTGCGCCCGCTGTCACGAGCAGGTCTATCAGCGTTACGCCGAGAGCGTGCACGGCAAGGCGCTGCTCAAAGGGGCCAACGGCGACGTCCCGGTTTGCACCGATTGCCACCGCTCCCACGACATCGAAGACCCTAGAACCGCCTCCTTCCGCTTGCGCAGCCCCGAGATCTGCGCCCGCTGCCACACCGATGAGACGGTGATGAAGAAGTACGGCCTCTCCACCGGCGTGATCCAGTCCTACCTGACGGATTTTCACGGCATGACGGCGTCGTTCTACAAACAAGAGCAGGGCACGCCCGAGGCTTTGACTGCGGTTTGCACCGATTGTCACGGTGTGCACGATATCCTGGCAGTGCAGGACCCGCGGTCTTCGGTGATGCAGGCGAACGTGGCCAAGGTCTGTCAGAAGTGCCACCCGGGAGCCACCGAGAGTTTCCCGGCGGCGTGGCTGTCGCACTACGAGCCCAGCCCCGATAAGGCGCCGCTGGTCTACTACGTCAAGTTATTCTACCAGATCTTCATTCCATTCGTCGTGCTCGGGCTGGTGCTGCAGATTCTGCTCCACCTCTGGCGGGTGGTGGTGAGCCGATGAGCCGGCGTGGAGCCAAGCCAACCTCTGCGGCGAAACTGGCGCGGGCGCCGCACGCGACTCGGTTCAGCGTCAAGCAGCGAATCGAGCACTTCGTGATCATGCTGCTGTTCATCCTGCTGGCGCTGACCGGCCTGCCGCAGGAGTTCTTCGAGGCCGGCTGGGCGCAGTGGCTGATCAGCCGGCTCGGCGGCATCGATCGGGTGCGCTGGCTGCACCGGGTCGCCGGCATCCTCTTCACCGCCGGCGCCGCCGAGCACTTGGGCGTCATCATCTTCCTGGCGCTCTCCAAGCGGATCGAGCCCAGCATGATCCCGACGAAGAAGGACTTCACCGACGCGGTCGTCACTTTGGGGCACTACCTCGGTCTCTCGGAACACGAGGCCCGATTCGATCGCTACGACTATCGCCAGAAGTTCGAATACTGGGGGCTGATTTTCGGCGGAGCCATAATGGTGGTGACCGGCTTGATCTTGTATTTTCCGACCTTGGTCACGCGCGTGCTGCCGGGCGAGCTGATTCCCGCCGCCAAGGTGGCGCACGGCAGCGAGGGCCTGCTGGCGTTTCTGATCGTGATCATCTGGCACATCTACAACGCGCACTTGAGCCCCGAGGTGTTTCCGTTCGACGCCAGCATCTTTACCGGCAAGATCGAGGTCGAGCGCATGAAACGCGATCATCCGCTGGAATACGCGCGCTTGGTGGCGAGCGGTAAGGTGGCGGCGCTGGAGCAGGAAGCGAGCGCTGAGCCACCCGGCACAGACGATGACCGGCAATCGCCGTGACGTGACGAGAGGGGTGCCACTCTGAGCCCAGCGCGCTTTCCGCGCCGCAGCCTGCGGGGGCGCATGCTGTTCCTCGTCGGCCTGGGGATGCTTGCCCTGGCGGGGATTCTGGGCACCGCCATCATGGCCGCGAGCCGTGAACTGAGCGCGCAGGCGCTGCGCGAACGCCTGCACTTGGCGCAGGCGCTCGCTGATCACCTCGACTACGTCTTGAAGTCGAACCTGGTGGCGCTGCAAGACGTGGCACAAAGCGCCCGTGCTGACCTCGAAACGGCTGGCCTCAAGCCGCTCAAGGCCGCGCTACGCGAGGCCTATCTGCGCTCGATCTTCACCGAGGGCGTGTTCCTGCTCGACCGCCGCGGCGCGCTGCTGGCGATCGAGCCGCAATCGGCCGCGCGCACGCCCGCGGAGCTCGCCGCCGTGCCGCTCATCCGCCGCGTCGTCCAAGAGGGCCGCCCCGAGGTGTCCGGCCTCGTGGTCCAGGGTAACCGGCGCATCTACGCCGGCGTGCCGGTGCGTGATTACGGCGGCGAGTTGGTGGGTGCCGTCGGCGGTGAGGTGGATCCGGCAAGCCCCCGTTTCCGCGCGCTGCTCAGTCCCATCCGCATGGGCGGCACCACCTACCTCGATCTGGTCGATGGTCACGGCGTCGTCCTGGCCTCGACCAAACCCGACCGGGCGTTCACAGAAAGTGATCACGGCCGTTTCTTGGCCGGCTTGATTCAAGAGAAGCGCTCGGCCGTGCGCGCCTGCCACAGTTGTCACGAGGAGCAGGGCCAGGTGCCGGCGCGCGAGCGCGAGGTCATCGCCTTTGCCCCGCTGACCTTCGCACCCTGGGGCGTGAGCATCCGCCAGGCCGAGGATGAGGCGTTTGCGGGCGCGCGCGCCGCCCAGCGCCGCCTGCTGCCGATCGCCGCCGTGACCATCTTGCTCGGGCTGTTGTTCGCCTGGGGCGCGGCCAGAAGCGTGACCAGGCCGTTGGGGATCCTCACGCGCGCGGCCCAACGCATCGCCGGCGGCAACCTCGAACAACCCACACCACCCTTGGGCGACGACGAGATCGGTCAACTCGCCCGCTCCTTCGACCATATGCGCCAAGCCCTCAAGGACTCGCTGGCGGCGATCGCCGGCTGGAACCGGGAGCTGGAGGACCGAGTCGGCAAGCGCACCCGCGAACTCGAAGTGCTCTACCAAGAGCTGCGCCGCAAGGAGGAGATGCGCGGCGAGCTGTTGAAAAAAGTCATCGCCGCACAAGAGGAGGAACGCAAACGCATCGCCCGGGAGTTGCACGACGAGACCAGCCAAGCCTCGGCGGCGCTCCTGCTCGCCATCGAGGCGAGCACGCAACGGGCCCCCGATGAAGCCAAGGAACGGCTGCGCCGGATGAAGGCCATGGCCGGCCGCATCCTCGACAGCATCCACCGCCTGATCTTCGATCTGCGGCCGTCGATGCTCGACGACCTCGGTCTGGTTTCGGCCTTGCGCGCCTCCGCCGAGAGCCACCTTGAACCGTTGGGTATGGACGTGGCCTTCGAGGTGAGCGGAGCCGAGCGGCGACTGCCGGCTGAAATCGAGACGACCCTCTTCCGCATCGGGCAAGAGGCGATCTCGAACATCCGGCGGCACGCCGAAGCCGAGAGCGTCAAGATCACGGTTGAGTTCGGGGAGCAGTGCGTCGCCCT
This genomic stretch from Deltaproteobacteria bacterium harbors:
- a CDS encoding cytochrome c3 family protein, which translates into the protein MALVLAITRGAAAALAPEVEGCLNCHREQTLELTLPSGESRSLFVDSQRFAGSIHGDKLSCGDCHTDIEEFPHPERTFKNVREFALAYYESCKRCHFDNYTKSLDSVHYTFLSKGDQRAPLCVDCHGAHDVASPRLPKTRISTTCARCHEQVYQRYAESVHGKALLKGANGDVPVCTDCHRSHDIEDPRTASFRLRSPEICARCHTDETVMKKYGLSTGVIQSYLTDFHGMTASFYKQEQGTPEALTAVCTDCHGVHDILAVQDPRSSVMQANVAKVCQKCHPGATESFPAAWLSHYEPSPDKAPLVYYVKLFYQIFIPFVVLGLVLQILLHLWRVVVSR
- a CDS encoding cytochrome b/b6 domain-containing protein, which translates into the protein MSRRGAKPTSAAKLARAPHATRFSVKQRIEHFVIMLLFILLALTGLPQEFFEAGWAQWLISRLGGIDRVRWLHRVAGILFTAGAAEHLGVIIFLALSKRIEPSMIPTKKDFTDAVVTLGHYLGLSEHEARFDRYDYRQKFEYWGLIFGGAIMVVTGLILYFPTLVTRVLPGELIPAAKVAHGSEGLLAFLIVIIWHIYNAHLSPEVFPFDASIFTGKIEVERMKRDHPLEYARLVASGKVAALEQEASAEPPGTDDDRQSP
- a CDS encoding HAMP domain-containing protein translates to MLFLVGLGMLALAGILGTAIMAASRELSAQALRERLHLAQALADHLDYVLKSNLVALQDVAQSARADLETAGLKPLKAALREAYLRSIFTEGVFLLDRRGALLAIEPQSAARTPAELAAVPLIRRVVQEGRPEVSGLVVQGNRRIYAGVPVRDYGGELVGAVGGEVDPASPRFRALLSPIRMGGTTYLDLVDGHGVVLASTKPDRAFTESDHGRFLAGLIQEKRSAVRACHSCHEEQGQVPAREREVIAFAPLTFAPWGVSIRQAEDEAFAGARAAQRRLLPIAAVTILLGLLFAWGAARSVTRPLGILTRAAQRIAGGNLEQPTPPLGDDEIGQLARSFDHMRQALKDSLAAIAGWNRELEDRVGKRTRELEVLYQELRRKEEMRGELLKKVIAAQEEERKRIARELHDETSQASAALLLAIEASTQRAPDEAKERLRRMKAMAGRILDSIHRLIFDLRPSMLDDLGLVSALRASAESHLEPLGMDVAFEVSGAERRLPAEIETTLFRIGQEAISNIRRHAEAESVKITVEFGEQCVALRVQDDGKGFNADELERSPEGVRGLGLLGMRERALLLDGALTITSAPGKGSEVSARIPLTRSRT